In Catenulispora sp. MAP5-51, the following are encoded in one genomic region:
- a CDS encoding UbiD family decarboxylase, protein MNHLRSLREYIAELDKIGEIQRIDAEVDWNLEVGAIIRRSYDLQAPAPLFTNLTGYSGSGFRLLGAPVALSNPRHRLARLALSVGLPPGATGQQIVDRLADARAKPGIPPVVVAAEAAPCKQNILLGDDIDLLKFPTPWIHGNDGGRYIQTFGTNIAKTPDGTWTNWSVNRMMIHDRNRLACLIPRSQQLGIIRALWTERGEPMPIALALGTEPGLPIVGGMPLPAGMDESHYLGAVFGEGIELVPAETVDILVPATAEIVIEGFVSLDETAMEGPFNEYPGYNSSEGSPKPVFTVTAITHRDGAIQPVVAAGPPVEEDDTVIGTTAAAEILYLLREARLPVSSTWYNFEAAVHWLTVAVRQDWHESTGLGSHELVDKIADVIFSGPAAVHAPKILLVEDDVDITDLADVVWAFATRSHPDVDRGAFHYPPELTDPLTVYLNDEEKHSFAAGKVIYNCLFADLFPQGRRPVKGSYRNGWPAEIQERVLSRWEEYGY, encoded by the coding sequence GTGAACCACCTGCGCTCCCTGCGCGAATACATCGCGGAGCTGGACAAGATCGGCGAGATCCAGCGGATCGACGCGGAGGTCGACTGGAACCTGGAGGTCGGCGCGATCATCCGCCGCTCCTACGACCTCCAGGCGCCGGCGCCGCTGTTCACCAACCTCACCGGCTACTCCGGCAGCGGGTTCCGGCTGCTCGGCGCGCCGGTCGCGCTGAGCAACCCCCGGCACCGCCTGGCGCGGCTCGCACTCTCGGTCGGCCTGCCCCCTGGGGCCACCGGCCAGCAGATCGTCGACCGCCTCGCCGACGCCCGCGCCAAGCCCGGCATCCCGCCGGTGGTGGTGGCCGCCGAAGCCGCGCCCTGCAAGCAGAACATCCTGCTCGGCGACGACATCGACCTGCTGAAGTTCCCGACGCCGTGGATCCACGGCAACGACGGCGGCCGCTACATCCAGACCTTCGGCACCAACATCGCCAAGACGCCGGACGGGACCTGGACCAACTGGTCGGTCAACCGCATGATGATCCACGACCGCAACCGCCTCGCCTGCCTTATCCCGAGGTCCCAGCAGCTGGGCATCATCCGCGCCCTGTGGACCGAGCGGGGCGAGCCGATGCCCATCGCGCTGGCCCTGGGCACCGAGCCGGGCCTGCCGATCGTCGGCGGCATGCCGCTGCCGGCGGGTATGGACGAGAGCCACTACCTGGGCGCGGTGTTCGGCGAGGGGATCGAACTGGTGCCGGCCGAGACCGTCGACATCCTGGTGCCGGCCACGGCCGAGATCGTCATCGAGGGCTTCGTCTCCCTGGACGAGACGGCGATGGAAGGGCCCTTCAACGAATACCCCGGATACAACTCCTCCGAAGGCTCCCCGAAGCCCGTCTTCACCGTCACCGCCATCACCCACCGGGACGGCGCGATCCAGCCCGTCGTGGCCGCCGGCCCGCCGGTCGAGGAGGACGACACCGTCATCGGGACGACGGCCGCCGCAGAGATCCTGTACCTGCTGCGCGAGGCCCGCCTTCCGGTCTCCTCGACCTGGTACAACTTCGAGGCCGCCGTCCACTGGCTGACGGTCGCGGTGCGCCAGGACTGGCACGAGAGCACCGGCCTGGGCTCCCACGAGCTGGTCGACAAGATCGCCGACGTCATCTTCAGCGGCCCGGCGGCCGTGCACGCGCCGAAGATCCTGCTGGTCGAGGACGACGTCGACATCACCGATCTGGCCGACGTCGTCTGGGCCTTCGCCACCCGCTCCCACCCCGACGTGGACCGCGGCGCGTTCCACTACCCGCCCGAACTCACCGACCCGCTGACGGTGTACCTGAACGACGAGGAGAAGCACAGCTTCGCGGCGGGCAAGGTCATCTACAACTGCCTGTTCGCCGACCTGTTCCCGCAAGGCCGCCGCCCGGTGAAGGGCAGCTACCGCAACGGCTGGCCGGCCGAGATCCAGGAGCGGGTGCTCAGCCGCTGGGAGGAGTACGGCTACTAG
- a CDS encoding UbiX family flavin prenyltransferase codes for METRRLVVGISGATGIAYGMRVLELARKAGVQTHLVVTPAGQQTRAHETGLTARDLAAMADVSYRPADIGAAIASGSFRTAGMIVAPCSIRTLSAIAYSNGDNLLTRAADVTLKERRRLVLMVRETPLTLGHLRAMTAVTESGGIVMPPVPAFYLRPDTVDDIVDHTAGRALDLFGIDVPDLPRWGG; via the coding sequence ATGGAGACCCGTCGCCTGGTGGTGGGGATCAGCGGTGCGACCGGCATCGCGTACGGCATGCGGGTGCTGGAACTGGCGCGCAAGGCGGGTGTCCAGACGCACCTGGTGGTGACGCCGGCCGGCCAGCAGACCCGCGCCCACGAGACCGGCCTGACCGCCCGGGACCTCGCCGCGATGGCCGACGTGTCCTACCGGCCCGCCGACATCGGCGCGGCGATCGCCTCGGGCTCCTTCCGCACCGCCGGGATGATCGTCGCGCCCTGCTCCATCAGGACCCTGTCGGCGATCGCCTACTCCAACGGCGACAACCTGCTCACCCGCGCCGCCGACGTGACGCTCAAGGAACGGCGGCGGCTGGTCCTGATGGTCCGCGAAACCCCGCTCACCCTGGGCCACCTGCGCGCGATGACCGCCGTCACCGAGTCCGGCGGCATCGTCATGCCGCCGGTCCCGGCCTTCTACCTGCGGCCGGACACCGTGGACGACATCGTCGACCACACGGCCGGCCGGGCCCTGGACCTGTTCGGGATCGACGTCCCGGACCTGCCTCGATGGGGCGGATGA
- a CDS encoding LysR family transcriptional regulator — protein MALDLRLMRYVIAVAEEGGFQRAAERLRIAQPPLSRQIRDLERELGVTLFERRPSTRLTAAGEVFVESARTVLAEADLLVERTRLAGRGEVGTVRIGYIYSAVFDTVPRIVAAMREAFPEVVVDVREGWTPDLETGLRGGLYDLALSRDVPQHPEYDREVLRREGLVAVVDEHHPLARRGSVALRELSGHRFCHPPRRLAPDRHAYMIRALEQAGGTYEFSENPVHGLSHLELSDLRAFALVAASVAGRVPVGTATVAVADDLPPLELEMVWRRNDGSAALRVLIDTARRLAEDEGWRDAGTTAA, from the coding sequence ATGGCGCTCGATCTTCGGCTGATGCGGTACGTGATAGCCGTGGCGGAGGAAGGCGGTTTCCAGCGGGCCGCCGAGCGCCTGCGGATAGCCCAGCCGCCGCTGAGCCGGCAGATCCGGGACCTGGAACGGGAACTCGGCGTGACCCTGTTCGAGCGCCGGCCGAGCACCCGCCTCACGGCGGCCGGCGAGGTCTTCGTCGAGTCGGCGCGCACCGTGCTGGCCGAGGCCGACCTGCTGGTCGAGCGGACCCGGCTGGCCGGTCGGGGCGAGGTGGGCACCGTCCGGATCGGCTATATCTACTCGGCCGTGTTCGACACGGTGCCGCGGATCGTGGCCGCGATGCGCGAGGCCTTCCCGGAGGTCGTCGTGGACGTGCGTGAGGGCTGGACTCCCGATCTGGAAACGGGGCTGCGAGGCGGCCTGTACGACCTCGCGCTGTCCCGCGATGTACCGCAGCACCCTGAGTACGACCGCGAGGTCCTGCGCCGGGAGGGCCTGGTCGCGGTCGTCGACGAGCACCATCCGCTGGCCCGGCGCGGCTCGGTGGCACTGCGCGAGCTCAGCGGCCACCGTTTCTGCCACCCGCCGCGCCGCCTGGCACCGGACCGCCACGCGTACATGATCCGGGCCCTGGAGCAGGCCGGCGGAACCTACGAGTTCTCCGAGAACCCCGTCCACGGCCTGTCCCACCTGGAGCTGAGCGACCTGCGCGCGTTCGCCCTCGTGGCCGCCAGCGTCGCCGGCCGGGTCCCGGTCGGGACCGCGACCGTGGCCGTCGCGGACGACCTGCCGCCGCTGGAACTGGAGATGGTCTGGCGGCGGAACGACGGCTCGGCGGCACTCAGGGTCCTGATCGACACGGCGCGCCGACTGGCGGAGGACGAAGGCTGGAGGGACGCCGGAACGACGGCGGCCTGA
- a CDS encoding ArsR/SmtB family transcription factor, with amino-acid sequence MSKQKESPQLSEPVAAASAAAPTCEPLADRSISTADALALAPAFKALGDPIRLQLLSQIASASQGETCVCDLEIGFDVSGPTISHHLKVLREAGLIEGERRGTWIYYTAVREKMSALAGLLVVAEPATADA; translated from the coding sequence ATGTCGAAACAGAAGGAGTCGCCGCAGCTGTCCGAGCCCGTGGCCGCGGCATCGGCCGCCGCCCCGACGTGCGAGCCGCTGGCGGACCGCTCGATCTCCACCGCCGACGCGCTCGCGCTCGCGCCCGCGTTCAAGGCCCTCGGCGACCCGATCCGGCTCCAGCTGCTGTCCCAGATCGCCTCCGCGTCCCAGGGCGAGACCTGCGTGTGCGACCTGGAAATCGGCTTCGACGTCTCCGGCCCCACCATCAGCCACCACCTGAAGGTGCTGCGCGAGGCCGGCCTGATCGAGGGCGAGCGGCGCGGGACCTGGATCTACTACACGGCCGTGCGCGAGAAGATGTCCGCCCTGGCCGGGCTGCTCGTCGTCGCCGAGCCCGCGACGGCGGACGCCTGA
- a CDS encoding FUSC family protein: protein MSGLGAAWYRSIKTASRSGMRVERAFNDPSAALRSGLGVAIALFGALAWLGPAHAVLPALGAQLTGMTSILPGYRRGPGLAAVTALGLFASAFVGNAVAPWPALFVLVLAVWAFGAAMFWALGTAPGIAASLTVPVMLTIVRPPRDFHDAVEFALLIGGGAAVQVVLIVIWPDRSWNAQRTALADACASVADYARRLSRDPDAVFDPNALAQARAAATLTPRQARRRPVELSGIRVLMDEVRAVLAALARHGSGKGNRPGLGGSSNGNSDSGGPGSASRNPDGEREQVRDLLDAAAGVLDTAAASIRTGSVVPPSTALLTAMERAARDSLVGEAAQDAAEKLIELLTQIDAVLRETDEGEEGTDGVPKRRGILVRPDVRQRLAEAGRTVRHELRLESPILRHALRVAVVVAVTDGITKVLNVQHGYWAALTVMMVMRPDFSQTFSRGVARFAGTLVGVALASAVVELTHPGPWVAAVLAVACTSALYLVMQSGYLVASTLITAYIVFLLSMDGLALASTVRERVALTLLGGLIIFTSYALWPSWQTVTLAGRLADLIETTGVYAASAVEAVAVPGRGSRRRAREALLNSRDAYLALESAAIAAAQEPVRDRGPSREGLTRAHRALARLFEAAVVLQTHRPADDEPSRPAAAPAGTEFAHTLRDALLATASQVRHGQTVDTADLEGALRTWRAANDGTPSAVLRDVAHLAAEANHLQELLVTLDTAR, encoded by the coding sequence GTGAGCGGGCTCGGCGCGGCGTGGTACCGCTCGATCAAGACGGCCTCGCGGTCGGGCATGCGGGTCGAGCGGGCGTTCAACGACCCGTCGGCCGCGCTGCGCTCCGGGCTGGGCGTGGCGATCGCGCTGTTCGGGGCGCTGGCCTGGCTCGGCCCGGCGCACGCGGTGCTGCCCGCGCTGGGGGCGCAGCTGACCGGGATGACCAGCATCCTGCCCGGGTACCGGCGCGGTCCGGGGCTGGCCGCGGTGACCGCGCTCGGGCTGTTCGCCAGCGCGTTCGTGGGGAACGCCGTGGCGCCGTGGCCCGCGCTGTTCGTCCTCGTACTCGCGGTCTGGGCGTTCGGGGCCGCGATGTTCTGGGCGCTGGGGACGGCGCCGGGGATCGCCGCGTCCCTGACGGTGCCGGTGATGCTCACGATCGTGCGGCCGCCGCGCGACTTCCACGACGCCGTCGAGTTCGCACTGCTCATCGGCGGTGGCGCGGCGGTACAGGTGGTCCTGATCGTGATCTGGCCCGACCGGTCCTGGAACGCGCAGCGCACCGCGCTGGCCGACGCCTGCGCCTCGGTCGCCGACTACGCGCGCCGCCTGAGCCGCGACCCGGACGCGGTCTTCGACCCGAACGCACTGGCCCAGGCCCGGGCCGCCGCCACCCTGACCCCGCGCCAGGCGCGCCGCCGGCCCGTGGAGCTGTCCGGCATCCGGGTGCTGATGGACGAGGTGCGTGCCGTGCTGGCTGCGCTCGCGCGCCACGGCAGCGGCAAGGGCAACAGACCTGGCCTCGGTGGCAGCAGCAACGGCAACAGCGACAGCGGCGGCCCCGGCAGCGCCAGCCGGAATCCCGATGGCGAGCGGGAGCAGGTGCGCGACCTGCTCGACGCCGCGGCCGGGGTGCTGGACACCGCCGCGGCCTCGATCCGCACCGGCTCGGTGGTGCCGCCGTCGACGGCGCTGCTCACGGCCATGGAGCGGGCGGCCCGGGACAGCCTGGTCGGGGAGGCCGCCCAGGACGCGGCCGAGAAGCTGATCGAGCTGCTGACCCAGATCGACGCGGTGCTGCGCGAGACCGATGAGGGCGAGGAAGGCACCGACGGCGTGCCGAAGCGCCGGGGCATCCTGGTCCGCCCGGACGTCCGCCAGCGTCTGGCCGAGGCCGGCCGCACGGTCCGGCACGAGCTGCGCCTCGAATCCCCGATCCTGCGGCACGCGCTGCGCGTGGCCGTGGTGGTCGCGGTGACCGACGGGATCACCAAGGTGCTGAACGTGCAGCACGGCTACTGGGCAGCGCTGACCGTCATGATGGTGATGCGCCCGGACTTCTCCCAGACCTTCAGCCGCGGCGTCGCCCGCTTCGCCGGCACCCTGGTCGGGGTCGCGCTCGCCTCGGCCGTGGTGGAGCTCACCCACCCCGGCCCCTGGGTGGCCGCGGTGCTGGCCGTGGCCTGTACCAGTGCGCTGTACCTGGTGATGCAGTCCGGCTACCTGGTCGCCAGCACCCTGATCACCGCCTACATCGTCTTCCTGCTCTCGATGGACGGCCTGGCCCTGGCCAGCACGGTGCGCGAACGCGTGGCGCTGACGCTGCTCGGCGGACTGATCATCTTCACCTCCTACGCGCTGTGGCCGTCCTGGCAGACCGTCACCCTCGCCGGGCGGCTGGCCGATCTGATCGAGACCACCGGCGTCTACGCCGCATCGGCGGTCGAGGCGGTCGCCGTGCCGGGACGCGGCAGCCGCAGACGGGCCCGCGAGGCCCTGCTCAACTCGCGTGACGCATACCTGGCGCTGGAGTCGGCGGCGATCGCGGCCGCCCAGGAGCCGGTGCGAGACCGCGGGCCGAGCCGGGAGGGCCTCACGCGGGCCCACCGTGCCCTGGCCCGCCTTTTCGAGGCGGCCGTCGTCCTGCAGACACACCGACCCGCCGACGACGAACCGTCTCGGCCTGCAGCGGCACCGGCGGGCACAGAGTTCGCCCACACCTTGCGCGACGCGCTTCTGGCCACGGCCTCGCAGGTCCGCCACGGCCAGACCGTCGACACGGCGGATTTGGAGGGCGCGCTGCGGACCTGGAGAGCGGCGAACGACGGCACGCCCTCAGCGGTCCTGCGGGACGTCGCCCACCTCGCCGCCGAGGCGAATCACTTGCAGGAACTGCTGGTCACACTTGATACCGCGAGATGA
- a CDS encoding helix-turn-helix domain-containing protein codes for MSTGGGEARAPGTDQTADGLRRSGAALRLLRAERVGARLAGRRIEFVDWGFYAPEPWRNFPHVHSCYELCYTYAGHGTFRVGGTERPIGPGELFLARPGDVHDIVADEADPMGIVYWSWAVLQDGATKGTGADAADLMDAFTTGEHRIAHVADGPVPQILLQLAREAAEPGPGSAEMIGSLASALVVACARALSEPPSRTPSRTPSRQAPATPGGPTVTTMIRYLHDNYHRPVRMPEVAAQVHLSERHAARLFRKFAGCTVHAYLARCRLEAAAQLLCDPGHRDTPIAAIARSCGYLDRRHFSESFQRHWGVSPADLRAHGGTTHLAGTTHLAVSSVTSSSCK; via the coding sequence GTGAGCACCGGCGGCGGCGAGGCCCGGGCCCCGGGCACGGACCAGACGGCGGACGGCCTGCGCCGTTCCGGGGCGGCCCTGCGCCTGCTCCGCGCCGAACGGGTCGGGGCCCGCCTCGCCGGCCGCCGGATCGAGTTCGTCGACTGGGGCTTCTACGCCCCCGAGCCGTGGCGCAATTTCCCGCACGTGCACTCCTGCTACGAGCTCTGCTACACCTACGCCGGACACGGCACGTTCCGCGTCGGCGGCACCGAGCGGCCGATCGGTCCGGGGGAGTTGTTCCTGGCCCGACCCGGCGACGTGCACGACATCGTCGCCGATGAGGCGGACCCCATGGGCATCGTCTACTGGTCGTGGGCAGTGCTCCAGGACGGGGCCACGAAGGGTACCGGCGCCGACGCCGCCGACCTCATGGACGCCTTCACCACCGGAGAGCACCGGATCGCGCACGTCGCCGACGGGCCCGTCCCGCAGATCCTGCTACAGCTCGCCCGGGAAGCCGCCGAGCCCGGGCCCGGCAGCGCGGAGATGATCGGCTCGCTCGCCTCGGCGCTCGTCGTCGCCTGCGCCCGGGCCCTCAGCGAACCACCGTCCCGAACCCCGTCCCGCACCCCGTCCCGGCAGGCTCCTGCCACGCCGGGTGGGCCGACCGTGACCACGATGATCCGCTATCTGCACGACAACTACCACCGGCCGGTGCGCATGCCGGAGGTCGCCGCCCAGGTGCACCTCAGCGAGCGGCACGCGGCCCGGCTGTTCCGGAAGTTCGCCGGCTGCACCGTGCATGCCTACCTGGCCCGCTGCCGCCTGGAAGCCGCCGCCCAACTGCTCTGCGACCCCGGACACCGCGACACCCCGATCGCCGCGATCGCCCGCTCCTGCGGCTACCTCGACCGCCGGCACTTCAGCGAGTCGTTCCAGCGGCACTGGGGCGTGTCCCCGGCAGACCTGCGGGCCCACGGCGGCACCACTCATCTCGCGGGCACCACTCATCTCGCGGTATCAAGTGTGACCAGCAGTTCCTGCAAGTGA
- a CDS encoding phytanoyl-CoA dioxygenase family protein, with the protein MAEQHIQDAPETAAPSAARYPITDADVRFYREHGYLLVKGILDAGEAAAMRQECHDLLGRLNDTEDPTWGSAREAAAGTGTHTGATRLRHCHDTQFHSAAFARLLVDRRFTDTAAALNGSPNVQLHHTKMFVKPPENGSPFPMHQDHPFFPHAKDSVAAAIFHFSDASEEQGCVRVVPGSHREGPLEHIEDGSWHLSPDQWPLADAVPCPAEAGDVLFFTYLTVHGSGLNTSDQERVTWLVQYRDPEDRPTTDEHQWSLGQGMILRGVDPTGRRP; encoded by the coding sequence ATGGCCGAACAGCACATCCAGGACGCACCCGAAACCGCCGCCCCCAGCGCCGCGCGGTACCCGATCACCGACGCCGATGTCCGTTTCTACCGCGAGCACGGCTACCTGCTCGTCAAGGGGATCCTCGACGCCGGCGAGGCCGCCGCGATGCGGCAGGAGTGCCACGACCTCCTGGGCCGCCTCAACGACACCGAGGACCCGACGTGGGGCAGCGCCCGGGAAGCCGCCGCCGGCACCGGCACCCACACCGGCGCCACCCGGCTGCGCCACTGCCACGACACGCAGTTCCACTCCGCCGCCTTCGCGCGGCTGCTCGTCGACCGCCGCTTCACCGACACCGCCGCGGCCCTGAACGGCAGCCCCAACGTGCAGCTCCACCACACCAAGATGTTCGTCAAGCCGCCGGAGAACGGCTCCCCGTTCCCCATGCACCAGGACCACCCCTTCTTCCCGCACGCCAAGGACTCCGTCGCGGCGGCGATCTTCCACTTCAGCGACGCCTCGGAAGAGCAAGGCTGCGTCCGCGTCGTCCCCGGCAGCCACCGCGAAGGCCCCCTGGAGCACATCGAGGACGGAAGCTGGCACCTGTCCCCGGACCAGTGGCCGCTGGCAGACGCCGTGCCCTGCCCCGCCGAGGCCGGCGACGTCCTGTTCTTCACCTACCTCACGGTCCACGGCTCCGGCCTGAACACCTCCGACCAGGAGCGCGTCACCTGGCTCGTGCAGTACCGCGACCCGGAGGACCGCCCCACCACCGACGAGCACCAGTGGTCCCTGGGCCAAGGCATGATCCTGCGCGGCGTCGACCCCACCGGCCGCCGCCCGTGA
- the kynU gene encoding kynureninase, producing MPVHDVATFPTKTAASPASRAECAALDAADPLAAARAEFVLPEGVVYFDGNSLGALPRRTMAGVTRMVEQEWGQGLIRSWNGVDWYPMPHTIGERVAPLIGAGPGQTVICDSVSVNLFKILVSALRMRPGRNVLVSELDIFPTDLYIAEGVNRLVPGTGRRLIGRDGPDLESVLGPDTAAVLLSHVDYRTGRLHDMAAITEQVHRHGALMVWDLCHSVGALPIELDACGVDFAVGCTYKYLNGGPGSPAFLYAATRHQDSIDQPLLGWSGHADPFALEPGYTPVPGVGRFLAGTPPMLSFAGLLAALEVFEDVDLRQVRAKSLALAELVIARGDELGLDLATPREADARGSHVTFRHEHGYQVVQALIERGIIGDFRAPDHMRFGLTPLYTSFCEVWDAMDEMADILASQSWRHERFQRHGTVT from the coding sequence ATGCCGGTGCACGATGTCGCGACCTTCCCCACCAAGACCGCCGCATCGCCGGCGTCCCGGGCCGAGTGCGCCGCGCTGGACGCCGCCGACCCGCTGGCCGCGGCGCGGGCCGAGTTCGTCCTGCCGGAGGGCGTCGTCTACTTCGACGGCAACTCGCTCGGCGCGCTCCCCCGGCGCACCATGGCCGGCGTCACGCGGATGGTCGAGCAGGAGTGGGGGCAGGGGCTGATCCGCAGCTGGAACGGTGTGGACTGGTACCCGATGCCGCACACCATCGGCGAGCGGGTGGCCCCGCTCATCGGGGCCGGGCCCGGGCAGACGGTGATCTGCGACTCCGTCTCGGTCAACCTCTTCAAGATCCTGGTCAGCGCGTTGCGGATGCGCCCCGGGCGCAACGTCCTGGTGTCCGAGCTCGACATCTTCCCGACCGACCTGTACATCGCCGAGGGCGTGAACCGGCTGGTCCCGGGCACCGGACGGCGGCTGATCGGGCGGGACGGCCCGGACCTGGAGTCAGTGCTCGGCCCGGACACCGCCGCCGTACTGCTCTCGCACGTCGACTACCGCACCGGGCGCCTGCACGACATGGCCGCGATCACCGAGCAGGTGCACCGGCACGGCGCGCTGATGGTCTGGGACCTGTGCCACTCGGTCGGCGCGCTGCCGATCGAGCTGGACGCGTGCGGCGTGGACTTCGCTGTCGGGTGCACCTACAAGTATCTCAACGGCGGCCCCGGATCCCCGGCTTTCCTCTATGCCGCGACGCGCCATCAGGACTCGATCGACCAGCCGCTGCTGGGCTGGTCGGGACACGCCGACCCGTTCGCCCTGGAACCCGGGTACACCCCGGTTCCCGGCGTGGGCCGCTTCCTGGCCGGCACCCCGCCGATGCTCAGCTTCGCCGGGCTGCTGGCCGCGCTGGAGGTGTTCGAGGACGTCGACCTGCGCCAGGTGCGGGCCAAGAGCCTGGCGCTGGCCGAGCTGGTCATCGCGCGCGGCGACGAGCTGGGGCTGGACCTGGCCACGCCGCGCGAGGCCGACGCGCGCGGCAGCCACGTCACCTTCCGGCACGAGCACGGCTACCAGGTGGTGCAGGCGCTGATCGAGCGCGGGATCATCGGGGACTTCCGCGCCCCGGACCACATGCGCTTCGGGCTGACCCCGCTCTACACGAGCTTCTGCGAAGTCTGGGACGCCATGGACGAGATGGCCGACATCCTCGCCTCCCAGTCCTGGCGCCACGAGCGGTTCCAGCGGCACGGCACCGTCACCTGA
- a CDS encoding tryptophan 2,3-dioxygenase produces the protein MSTAIPRAVSVDGPGLERDLAAWSAAPEPARFPYLPVVGAYHAVGKHFVAASVLKHLDVARSALSQTTDIQTPDIDPEAPRLAAFLDVLLDKFDERYDYQTYLALSLLPMPDGGESPLQAATAGDAQRQHDRLLVQLGTDALAFELAALDGDTGLFPHLRPDPPVAAKRCRLGLRSLGPALERLGLAEDLEPALRPGRQGDPLSAARQICARVRADASPGERRVVDLSVLPVWTSHDEYLFIRVLQAFETRFALLAVRLRAALAALAIGRPRTAAAEVRNAQAGLEESFRLFSLLATMQVASFQEFRRYTEGASAIQSRNYKLVESLCRIPDEDRLDSAAYRSVPELRERVLQGQPNLDDAVWLACRANELTPAEREDVTGALHGFAARVVQWRQTHYSLAVRMLGDRPGTGYTEGTPYLRQARGIPVFQKTDQKSDPGR, from the coding sequence ATGTCGACGGCGATACCGAGGGCGGTGTCGGTGGACGGGCCCGGCCTGGAACGGGATCTGGCGGCGTGGTCGGCGGCCCCGGAGCCGGCGCGCTTCCCGTACCTGCCGGTGGTCGGCGCGTACCACGCGGTCGGCAAGCATTTCGTCGCCGCGAGCGTGCTCAAGCACCTCGACGTCGCCCGCTCCGCCCTGTCACAGACTACTGATATTCAGACCCCTGATATCGACCCGGAGGCCCCGCGGCTCGCCGCCTTCCTGGACGTCCTGCTCGACAAGTTCGACGAGCGCTATGACTACCAGACCTACCTGGCCCTGAGCCTGCTGCCGATGCCCGACGGCGGCGAGTCGCCCCTTCAGGCGGCGACCGCCGGCGATGCGCAGCGGCAGCACGACCGGCTGCTGGTCCAGCTCGGCACCGACGCGCTCGCCTTCGAGCTGGCCGCCTTGGACGGGGACACCGGGCTGTTCCCGCACCTGCGCCCCGATCCGCCGGTCGCAGCCAAGCGGTGCCGCCTCGGACTGCGGTCCCTGGGACCGGCGCTGGAGCGGCTGGGCCTGGCCGAGGATCTGGAGCCCGCGCTGCGGCCGGGCCGGCAGGGCGACCCGCTGTCCGCCGCGCGGCAGATCTGCGCGCGGGTGCGAGCCGACGCCTCGCCCGGGGAGCGGCGCGTCGTCGACCTGTCGGTCCTGCCGGTGTGGACCTCGCACGACGAGTACCTGTTCATCAGGGTCCTGCAAGCCTTCGAGACCCGGTTCGCCCTGCTGGCCGTGCGGCTGCGGGCGGCGTTGGCGGCGCTGGCGATCGGACGCCCGCGCACGGCGGCCGCCGAGGTCCGGAACGCGCAGGCCGGCCTGGAGGAGTCGTTCCGACTGTTCTCCCTGCTGGCGACCATGCAGGTCGCCTCCTTCCAGGAGTTCCGCCGCTACACCGAGGGCGCCAGCGCGATCCAGTCCCGCAACTACAAGCTCGTCGAATCGCTGTGCCGCATCCCCGACGAGGATCGGCTGGACTCGGCGGCGTACCGCTCGGTGCCCGAACTGCGGGAACGGGTACTCCAGGGCCAGCCGAACCTCGACGACGCGGTCTGGCTCGCCTGCCGCGCCAACGAGCTGACGCCCGCCGAACGCGAGGACGTCACCGGCGCGCTGCACGGCTTCGCCGCGCGCGTGGTGCAGTGGCGGCAGACGCACTACAGCCTGGCGGTGCGGATGCTCGGCGACCGGCCGGGGACCGGGTACACCGAGGGCACGCCGTATCTGCGGCAGGCGCGTGGCATCCCGGTGTTCCAGAAGACCGACCAGAAGTCCGACCCGGGCCGCTAA
- a CDS encoding LuxR C-terminal-related transcriptional regulator has product MRVLIAAGTELMRSGLAAMVARLPGVEHVQECADPVQAVTQVELQRIGVVVTSPPLPHGDFETLAAGAARGHARTLVVLRDYDLPTHEVVAQAVAMPADGFLLETELTAATLADTLVRVARGQAPVPPSLARGLLSRLRSVESEPIRRQFLLTPRELEVLELLVEGLSNKEIARRLSMSEHGVKRHVGAVLAKLNCPNRTVAVAFVLQKGLMYVR; this is encoded by the coding sequence TTGCGTGTCCTGATCGCCGCGGGCACCGAGCTGATGCGGTCAGGACTGGCGGCGATGGTCGCCCGTCTCCCCGGGGTGGAGCACGTCCAGGAGTGCGCCGATCCGGTGCAGGCGGTGACCCAGGTGGAACTCCAACGGATCGGTGTCGTGGTGACCTCGCCCCCGCTGCCCCACGGCGACTTCGAGACCCTGGCCGCCGGCGCGGCCCGCGGCCATGCCAGGACCCTGGTGGTCCTGCGCGACTACGACCTGCCCACCCACGAGGTGGTGGCCCAGGCCGTGGCGATGCCCGCGGACGGCTTCCTGCTCGAAACCGAACTCACCGCCGCCACCCTGGCCGACACCCTGGTCCGCGTGGCGCGCGGCCAGGCACCGGTCCCGCCCTCGCTGGCGCGAGGACTGCTGTCCCGCCTGCGCTCAGTGGAGTCCGAGCCGATCCGCCGCCAGTTCCTGCTCACCCCGCGCGAACTGGAGGTCCTGGAGTTGCTGGTCGAGGGCCTGAGCAACAAGGAGATCGCCCGCCGGCTGAGCATGTCCGAGCACGGCGTCAAGCGGCACGTCGGCGCGGTGCTGGCCAAGCTGAACTGCCCGAACCGGACGGTCGCGGTGGCGTTCGTCCTGCAGAAGGGCTTGATGTACGTGCGTTAG